From Actinopolyspora lacussalsi, a single genomic window includes:
- a CDS encoding glycerol-3-phosphate dehydrogenase (product_source=KO:K00111; cath_funfam=3.50.50.60; cog=COG0578; ko=KO:K00111; pfam=PF01266,PF16901; superfamily=51905), whose protein sequence is MRDTSLNAARRNRELSELAETERVDLLVIGGGVTGTGVALDAASRGLSVVLAERHDLAFGTSRWSSKLVHGGLRYLASGNVGIAYESAVERGILLRHTAPHLTAPLPQLVPLLPETSTGQAALVRTGFLAGDALRLAARTGSSSLPRSRGISTAETLRMAPPVRNEGLRGGLLAWDGRLTDDARLVTAIARTAAGHGARVLTRCAAEDVTGEGAVLRDRFGGGTVPVRARAVVNAAGVWAGEIAGDLKLRPSRGTHLVVAAESLPGLHAGLTVPIPGTTNRFVFALPADNGRIHIGLTDEEAPGDVPDFPEAARHEVDFLLETINTVLTEPLRSQDVLDTYSGLRPLLDGGESDGSADLSRSHTVLTGENGVISVVGGKLTTYRRMAEDAVDAAVRHAGLSAGPCRTRRLPLVGAADRARLSRVRAPRELVARYGTEAPAVLEQAEGDGAALEPVTGNVSTTPAELRFAARHEGALDTADLLDRRTRVGVVARDREAALPAARHALE, encoded by the coding sequence ATGCGCGACACCTCGCTGAACGCCGCCCGCAGGAATCGCGAACTGTCCGAACTGGCCGAAACCGAGCGGGTGGACCTGCTGGTGATCGGCGGCGGTGTCACCGGCACCGGAGTCGCGCTCGACGCGGCCTCCCGGGGGCTGTCGGTGGTGCTGGCCGAGCGGCACGACCTGGCGTTCGGCACCAGCCGGTGGAGTTCCAAGCTCGTGCACGGCGGGTTGCGCTACCTGGCCTCCGGCAACGTCGGCATCGCGTACGAGAGCGCGGTGGAGCGCGGAATCCTGCTGCGCCACACCGCCCCGCACCTGACGGCGCCGCTGCCGCAGCTGGTGCCGCTGCTGCCGGAGACGAGCACGGGACAGGCCGCGTTGGTGCGGACGGGTTTCCTGGCCGGGGACGCGCTCCGACTGGCGGCGCGGACCGGTTCGAGCTCGCTGCCTCGCTCCCGGGGGATCAGCACCGCCGAGACACTGCGCATGGCGCCCCCGGTCCGAAACGAGGGATTGCGCGGCGGGCTGCTGGCCTGGGACGGGCGATTGACCGACGACGCCAGGCTGGTAACCGCGATCGCCCGCACCGCGGCCGGACACGGCGCCAGGGTGCTCACCCGGTGTGCCGCCGAGGACGTCACCGGTGAAGGGGCCGTGCTGCGCGATCGGTTCGGCGGCGGGACGGTGCCGGTGCGGGCGCGGGCCGTGGTCAACGCGGCGGGTGTGTGGGCCGGTGAGATCGCCGGGGATCTGAAGCTGCGCCCCAGCCGCGGAACGCACCTGGTGGTCGCGGCCGAGTCGCTGCCCGGTCTGCACGCGGGACTGACGGTGCCGATCCCGGGAACCACCAACCGGTTCGTGTTCGCGCTGCCCGCCGACAACGGAAGAATCCACATCGGACTCACCGATGAGGAGGCACCCGGAGACGTGCCGGACTTCCCGGAAGCGGCGCGGCACGAGGTGGACTTCCTGCTGGAGACGATCAACACCGTGCTCACCGAACCGCTGCGTTCGCAGGATGTGCTCGACACGTACTCGGGGCTGCGTCCGCTGCTGGACGGCGGCGAGTCGGACGGCAGCGCGGATCTGTCCCGGAGCCACACGGTGCTTACCGGCGAGAACGGCGTGATCAGCGTGGTGGGCGGCAAGCTGACCACCTACCGGCGCATGGCCGAGGACGCGGTGGACGCGGCGGTCCGGCACGCCGGGCTGAGCGCGGGACCGTGCCGCACCAGGCGACTGCCGCTGGTGGGAGCGGCCGACCGGGCGCGGTTGTCCCGGGTGCGCGCACCGCGCGAGCTCGTCGCGCGTTACGGCACGGAGGCGCCGGCCGTGCTCGAACAGGCCGAGGGGGACGGGGCCGCGCTGGAACCGGTCACCGGGAACGTGTCGACCACCCCAGCCGAGCTGCGGTTCGCCGCGCGGCACGAGGGTGCGCTGGACACAGCGGACCTGCTCGACCGCAGAACCCGTGTCGGCGTGGTGGCACGCGACCGCGAGGCCGCGCTGCCCGCCGCCCGGCACGCGCTGGAATGA
- a CDS encoding hypothetical protein (product_source=Hypo-rule applied), which produces MSNHQIPVPAVTEGMRQQALANPGKRVYVVDPEFDANGSVPGWGVRGAFPVSESGDILTNDYIANPKYFPGPKVRGFPEPRNAVERALELAASGYGPEEGLVAELVGSGVELLFSVDPGDPGRIPVVADQSGTRLVYACTSEERNTSGGRVVSIPVAAIRDMLSEVYLVLNAGSVPSVSLPGRDIVAAMSAESGNG; this is translated from the coding sequence ATGAGTAACCATCAAATTCCTGTTCCCGCTGTTACCGAAGGGATGAGGCAGCAAGCTCTCGCTAACCCCGGGAAACGTGTCTATGTTGTCGATCCGGAGTTCGACGCGAACGGAAGTGTTCCTGGCTGGGGTGTTCGTGGCGCTTTTCCCGTCTCGGAGTCGGGCGATATTTTGACGAACGATTACATCGCGAATCCAAAATATTTTCCCGGGCCGAAAGTCAGGGGTTTCCCTGAGCCTCGAAATGCTGTTGAACGAGCGTTGGAGCTGGCTGCCAGCGGCTACGGTCCGGAGGAAGGGCTCGTAGCGGAGCTCGTGGGAAGTGGTGTGGAACTCCTGTTTTCGGTCGATCCCGGGGATCCGGGTCGTATTCCCGTGGTGGCTGATCAGTCGGGAACCCGCCTTGTTTATGCCTGCACTTCCGAGGAACGGAATACTTCTGGAGGGCGGGTGGTTTCGATTCCGGTGGCTGCGATTCGTGACATGCTATCCGAGGTTTATCTGGTGCTCAACGCGGGAAGTGTTCCCTCGGTGAGTCTTCCTGGGCGAGATATCGTGGCCGCGATGTCCGCCGAATCGGGCAATGGGTGA
- a CDS encoding uncharacterized protein YukE (product_source=COG4842; cog=COG4842; superfamily=140453,46604) has protein sequence MSNQSSIGQDAAWIADNFDHAVEWVPGGGETAADWLRSQGQGPVPGEPATLRETADHLSTLGKACERAGEGFRAIDDGGWYGKAADGFHAYLDQAAPKWFRAADALTEAGKAVTDYAETLESAQRRANRAQQDLEAAQQRSEQARQRHNAEVENYNAQVRRANGGGPAPDMARPGEFVDPTADDKRAAKEIIEQAKAEVNAAGDRAAGILKRACADAPEEPGVLARWRDNMVDGFQAHIDALQDFGSGVVSGAAEMVKGIRMINPVDPYNLTHPASYGENLLTMGKGVVGAVTHPYQAVKTTLNVEGWQNNPAQALGKSVPSALASLAGGSGGAAKLSSMAGKFGRSGDELAGLGKRASDLSSTVKRAKPDEPDAGSSSPSKDGSSGSQQRSSQPSHHGQHQQNQPNQPSQSSQPNQPSNQGQQPGGHGQSAGNPTPPQQHLAQPNVPQHEVSSSAPPWTNQDLSPQPAQPLRPEPPSPGTGGFGDPAGQQAGTHPFGPGSAPQQDFGPGPRPDGGFGPQPDGVSSPDSHGSFGARDAESVSRSEPGSGEGTRGENSGTYRDVSGGSDDVPSRDAPGQEDETSDVAKRSGNDVDELEGSGIAEDIRQTAIDPIDPAQLPDNMVWRQSNELLYRVDDRSDVFDNGFEARDARNLDLDDYVENNTESGYVSWSRDKDIWLQFADRKYVYVTDAPGGIDVNASVPGHQYQAQEEIAHVGGTSPERIIGRYEIIKDPESGLPVRSDNFEPNPNYSPLKGSNE, from the coding sequence ATGAGCAATCAGAGTTCGATCGGGCAGGACGCCGCCTGGATCGCCGACAACTTCGACCATGCCGTGGAGTGGGTTCCTGGGGGCGGTGAGACCGCCGCCGACTGGTTGCGTTCGCAGGGGCAAGGCCCCGTACCCGGTGAGCCGGCCACCCTGCGCGAGACGGCCGATCACTTGAGCACGCTCGGCAAGGCGTGCGAGCGAGCCGGTGAGGGGTTCAGGGCCATCGACGACGGCGGCTGGTACGGCAAGGCCGCCGACGGTTTCCACGCGTACCTGGACCAGGCCGCTCCGAAATGGTTTCGTGCCGCCGACGCGTTGACCGAGGCAGGGAAGGCCGTCACCGACTACGCGGAGACTTTGGAGTCCGCACAACGGCGGGCCAACCGGGCACAACAGGACCTTGAAGCTGCTCAGCAGCGCTCCGAACAAGCCCGGCAGCGGCACAACGCCGAGGTGGAGAACTACAACGCGCAGGTTCGACGTGCCAACGGTGGTGGACCGGCACCCGACATGGCACGTCCCGGCGAGTTCGTCGATCCCACCGCGGACGACAAGCGTGCCGCGAAGGAGATCATCGAACAAGCCAAGGCCGAGGTGAACGCGGCGGGCGACCGTGCTGCCGGGATCCTGAAGCGCGCCTGTGCGGATGCCCCGGAAGAGCCCGGTGTGCTCGCCAGGTGGCGCGACAACATGGTCGACGGCTTCCAGGCCCACATCGACGCGCTCCAGGATTTCGGGAGTGGTGTGGTCTCCGGTGCGGCCGAGATGGTCAAGGGTATCCGGATGATCAATCCGGTCGACCCGTACAACCTCACCCATCCGGCCTCCTACGGCGAGAACCTCTTAACCATGGGAAAAGGCGTGGTCGGGGCGGTGACGCACCCGTACCAGGCCGTGAAGACCACCCTCAATGTCGAGGGATGGCAGAACAATCCCGCGCAGGCCCTCGGCAAGTCGGTGCCGAGTGCGCTGGCCTCGTTGGCCGGCGGCAGCGGTGGCGCGGCCAAGCTCAGCAGCATGGCCGGGAAGTTCGGCAGGTCCGGCGATGAGCTCGCCGGTTTGGGTAAGCGTGCCTCGGACCTGTCTTCCACGGTGAAGCGTGCCAAGCCCGACGAGCCCGATGCCGGGTCGTCGTCCCCGTCGAAAGACGGCTCGAGTGGATCGCAACAACGCTCGAGTCAGCCATCCCACCACGGCCAGCACCAGCAGAACCAGCCGAATCAGCCGAGCCAATCGAGCCAGCCGAACCAACCGAGCAATCAGGGGCAGCAGCCGGGAGGTCATGGCCAATCGGCGGGGAATCCGACTCCACCGCAGCAGCACCTCGCGCAACCGAACGTCCCGCAACACGAGGTGTCGAGCTCGGCGCCTCCGTGGACGAATCAGGACCTGTCGCCGCAGCCGGCCCAACCGCTGCGGCCGGAACCACCCTCCCCCGGAACGGGAGGTTTCGGCGATCCTGCCGGACAGCAAGCGGGGACGCATCCTTTCGGGCCGGGCAGTGCGCCTCAGCAGGACTTCGGCCCCGGTCCTCGCCCGGACGGCGGGTTCGGCCCGCAGCCCGACGGCGTAAGTTCTCCTGACTCTCACGGAAGTTTTGGAGCACGGGATGCGGAGTCCGTCTCTCGTTCCGAGCCGGGTTCAGGAGAGGGTACCCGGGGTGAGAATTCGGGTACGTACCGAGATGTTTCGGGTGGGAGTGATGATGTTCCTTCCCGGGATGCCCCCGGCCAGGAAGACGAAACTTCGGATGTGGCGAAGCGATCCGGGAATGATGTCGACGAGCTGGAAGGGAGTGGCATAGCGGAAGACATACGCCAAACCGCGATTGATCCGATCGATCCGGCTCAGCTTCCTGACAACATGGTGTGGCGCCAGAGCAACGAGTTGTTGTACCGTGTCGATGATCGCTCCGATGTTTTCGATAATGGGTTCGAGGCGAGAGATGCGCGAAATCTGGACCTCGATGACTACGTTGAGAACAATACAGAATCGGGGTATGTTTCTTGGTCTCGTGACAAGGACATTTGGTTGCAGTTTGCCGACAGGAAGTATGTTTACGTGACAGATGCCCCCGGTGGCATCGATGTAAATGCCAGCGTGCCAGGGCATCAGTACCAGGCGCAGGAGGAGATAGCCCATGTCGGTGGCACTTCTCCTGAGCGGATAATTGGTCGATACGAGATAATTAAAGATCCTGAGTCCGGTCTTCCCGTGCGTTCCGACAATTTCGAGCCGAATCCGAACTACAGTCCGTTGAAGGGAAGCAATGAGTAA
- a CDS encoding hypothetical protein (product_source=Hypo-rule applied) — translation MSQEQNEFGVDLDALADAEKGVEKVVSELREMLGWGAGHMAEQGVGLFAGVSLDASTEVGHEGLGEALRAFGGRWQWGLRHLVDDGVGAAEALGDTRSTYEKVEDAVNGTLKGIVGTAVGDPSTSTTAWQDRSWGQIGSGLVPGSTTFEMLQGSDNNGDGEVG, via the coding sequence ATGAGTCAGGAGCAGAACGAGTTCGGAGTGGATCTGGATGCCCTGGCCGACGCTGAGAAGGGCGTCGAGAAGGTCGTGAGCGAACTCCGCGAGATGCTCGGTTGGGGAGCGGGGCACATGGCCGAGCAGGGAGTCGGGCTGTTTGCCGGGGTTTCGTTGGATGCTTCCACCGAGGTCGGGCACGAAGGACTCGGGGAGGCACTTCGCGCCTTCGGCGGGAGATGGCAGTGGGGATTGCGTCACCTCGTCGACGACGGTGTGGGGGCCGCCGAAGCGTTGGGGGACACCAGGAGCACCTACGAGAAGGTCGAGGACGCCGTCAACGGAACCCTCAAAGGCATCGTGGGGACCGCGGTGGGGGATCCTTCGACGAGTACCACCGCTTGGCAGGACAGGTCATGGGGACAGATCGGCAGTGGGTTGGTTCCCGGCTCGACAACCTTCGAGATGCTTCAGGGGTCCGACAACAACGGTGACGGCGAGGTCGGCTAG
- a CDS encoding hypothetical protein (product_source=Hypo-rule applied), producing MTLRGTLPLSVAEGPAEEERDDASAELLAAVDAARAGNVDLQELMRAFRRAVLAVEVIPAAAGHTLRQVWYEGLCWLPVFSDLRQLAGFFHEAGWTEEVDYGLLSGAELIDECLPRLPHGTGIMLDAVGERPFALPPVVGIVPESLAVATPEEEPSR from the coding sequence GTGACGTTGCGTGGAACGCTGCCGCTGTCGGTGGCCGAGGGGCCGGCGGAAGAGGAGCGCGACGATGCCTCGGCCGAGCTGCTAGCGGCCGTCGACGCCGCCCGCGCCGGTAATGTTGACCTCCAGGAGCTGATGAGGGCGTTCCGACGCGCGGTACTCGCGGTGGAGGTGATCCCCGCAGCGGCGGGGCACACGCTTCGCCAGGTCTGGTACGAGGGACTGTGCTGGTTGCCCGTGTTCTCCGACCTTCGGCAGTTGGCGGGCTTCTTCCACGAGGCGGGCTGGACCGAGGAGGTCGACTACGGGTTGCTGTCCGGTGCGGAGCTCATCGACGAGTGCCTGCCCCGGCTTCCCCACGGTACCGGGATCATGCTCGACGCGGTGGGTGAGCGTCCGTTCGCCCTTCCGCCCGTGGTGGGCATAGTTCCCGAGTCGTTGGCAGTTGCGACCCCCGAGGAGGAGCCGAGCCGATGA
- a CDS encoding transcription-repair coupling factor (superfamily II helicase) (product_source=KO:K03723; cath_funfam=3.40.50.300; cog=COG1197; ko=KO:K03723; pfam=PF00270,PF00271,PF02559,PF03461; smart=SM00487,SM00982,SM01058; superfamily=141259,143517,52540,89957; tigrfam=TIGR00580) — protein sequence MTQAGPLAGLFQTLSRDPALGRVAAVADSPRLSMEGPAAARPLVATALAAGSRLGGSDRPVLLVTATGREADEIAAAVSSMLGPEGVEVMPSWETLPHERLSPRADTVGRRLAVLRRLAHPEEHPHGALRVLVTTVRSLIQPVAPGLGELPPVLLGVGEEHEFEQLATRLTELAYNRVDMVEKRGEFAVRGGIVDVFPPTEEHPLRLEFFGDEVTAIRPFSVSDQRSLSDGSDEQDPPRLHAPPCRELLLTEDVRAKARELSEHHSGDAQLGEMLNSLAEGIATEGMEALIPALCAGRMELLTDLLPEGTHVVLADPEKVRARAADLVRTGEEFLEASWMVAADGGNAPIDLGASAYRELAEVAEYTRELGLPWWTLSQFSSVEEGDDEALRLGLKQVEQYRGDVSRAFDDLRAHTAGGGATLLVVPGTGTAQRAVQQLGEVDLPARHAENGLAEAPEAGVVTVVRADMEDGFAAPDVGLVVLTEADLTGGRGGTSTKDMRRMPSRRRNGVDPLALKPGDHVVHEQHGIGKYVEMVQRTIGGATREYLVLEYASSKRGQSGDRLFVPTDQLDEVSRYVGGEVPTLNKLGGSDWKNTKAKARKAVKEIASELVQLYAARQSAPGHAFGEDSPWQRELEDAFPYTETGDQLAAIEEVKTDMRNSVPMDRVICGDVGYGKTEIAVRAAFKAVQDGKQVAVLVPTTLLAQQHLNTFTDRMHSFPVNIKGLSRFTDPYESEQTVNGLLTGEVDIVIGTHRLLQTGVRYKDLGMVIVDEEQRFGVEHKEHIKQLRTHVDVLTMSATPIPRTLEMSMAGIREMSNILTPPEERHPVLTYVGVYDEKQVAAAVRRELLRDGQVFFVHNRVHDIEKTARHLRELVPEARVVTAHGQMNEDRLEKIIQGFWEREYDVLVCTTIVETGLDISNANTLIVDRSDALGLAQLHQLRGRVGRARERGYAYFLYPPEKPLTDTAHDRLATIAQNSELGAGMAVAMKDLEIRGAGNILGSEQSGHIAGVGFDLYMRLVGEAVQAYREDAGAEPEEQEELTDVRVDLPVDAHIPHDYVPGERLRLEAYRKIAASSGQSDLDAVRNELADRYGTPPRSVERLLRVTAFRQLCREYGVTEVTLQGTSIRFAPLELSDSAQMRMKRLYPKAVYKSAVRTVSVARPTEGAAGGNIGAPQLRDEELLDWCGKLVESLAAAPVAAG from the coding sequence ATGACCCAGGCTGGGCCGCTGGCCGGACTGTTCCAAACTCTTTCACGTGACCCGGCGCTGGGGCGGGTCGCGGCCGTGGCCGATTCACCGCGGCTGTCGATGGAGGGGCCCGCCGCGGCGCGACCGCTGGTCGCCACCGCGCTGGCGGCGGGCAGCCGACTCGGCGGCAGCGATCGGCCCGTGCTGTTGGTCACCGCGACCGGCAGGGAGGCCGACGAGATCGCGGCGGCGGTCTCCTCGATGCTGGGGCCCGAAGGCGTCGAGGTCATGCCCTCCTGGGAGACCCTGCCGCACGAGCGTCTGTCCCCGCGCGCGGACACCGTCGGGCGGCGACTCGCGGTGCTGCGCAGGCTCGCCCATCCCGAGGAACACCCGCACGGCGCCCTGCGAGTGCTGGTCACCACCGTGCGCAGTCTGATTCAGCCGGTCGCGCCCGGTCTGGGGGAGCTACCGCCGGTGCTGCTCGGGGTGGGCGAGGAGCACGAGTTCGAACAGCTCGCCACCCGCCTGACCGAACTCGCCTACAACCGCGTGGACATGGTCGAGAAGCGCGGTGAGTTCGCGGTGCGCGGCGGCATCGTCGACGTCTTCCCGCCGACCGAGGAACACCCGCTGCGGTTGGAGTTCTTCGGCGACGAGGTCACCGCCATCCGCCCCTTCTCGGTCTCCGACCAGCGCTCGCTGTCCGACGGCTCCGACGAGCAGGACCCGCCCCGGCTGCACGCACCGCCGTGCCGCGAGCTGCTGCTCACCGAGGACGTGCGCGCCAAGGCCCGCGAACTGTCCGAGCACCACTCGGGTGACGCGCAGCTCGGCGAGATGCTCAACAGCCTCGCCGAGGGGATCGCCACCGAAGGCATGGAGGCGCTGATACCGGCGCTGTGCGCGGGCAGGATGGAGTTGCTGACCGATCTGCTGCCCGAGGGCACCCACGTGGTGCTCGCCGATCCGGAGAAGGTCCGGGCGCGGGCGGCGGATCTGGTGCGGACCGGTGAGGAGTTCCTCGAAGCCTCCTGGATGGTCGCGGCCGACGGCGGCAACGCTCCAATCGACCTCGGCGCCTCCGCCTACCGTGAGCTGGCCGAGGTTGCCGAGTACACCCGCGAACTCGGGCTGCCGTGGTGGACCCTGAGCCAGTTCAGCAGCGTCGAGGAGGGTGACGACGAGGCCCTGCGGCTCGGGCTGAAGCAGGTAGAGCAGTACCGCGGTGACGTGTCGCGGGCCTTCGACGACCTGCGCGCCCACACCGCCGGTGGTGGTGCCACGCTGCTGGTGGTGCCCGGCACCGGTACCGCGCAGCGCGCCGTCCAGCAGCTGGGCGAGGTGGATCTGCCCGCCCGGCACGCCGAGAACGGGCTCGCGGAGGCGCCGGAGGCCGGTGTGGTCACGGTGGTGCGCGCCGACATGGAGGACGGCTTCGCCGCCCCCGACGTGGGGCTGGTGGTGCTCACCGAGGCCGATCTGACCGGCGGTCGCGGCGGCACCTCCACCAAGGACATGCGCCGGATGCCCTCGCGGCGGCGCAACGGGGTGGATCCGCTCGCGCTCAAACCGGGCGATCACGTGGTGCACGAGCAGCACGGCATCGGCAAGTACGTCGAGATGGTGCAGCGCACCATCGGCGGCGCCACCCGCGAGTACCTGGTGCTGGAGTACGCCTCCAGCAAGCGGGGGCAGTCGGGCGACCGGTTGTTCGTGCCGACCGACCAGCTCGACGAGGTCTCGCGCTACGTCGGTGGCGAGGTCCCCACGCTGAACAAGCTCGGCGGTTCCGACTGGAAGAACACCAAGGCCAAGGCCCGCAAGGCCGTCAAGGAGATCGCCTCGGAGCTGGTCCAGCTCTACGCGGCCAGGCAGTCCGCGCCCGGTCACGCCTTCGGCGAGGACTCTCCGTGGCAGCGCGAGCTGGAGGACGCCTTTCCCTACACCGAGACCGGTGATCAGCTCGCCGCGATCGAGGAGGTCAAGACCGACATGCGGAACTCGGTCCCGATGGACCGGGTCATCTGCGGTGACGTCGGCTACGGCAAGACCGAGATCGCGGTGCGCGCGGCGTTCAAGGCGGTGCAGGACGGCAAGCAGGTGGCGGTGCTGGTGCCGACCACCCTGCTGGCGCAGCAGCACCTGAACACCTTCACCGACCGGATGCACTCCTTCCCGGTCAACATCAAGGGGCTCTCCCGGTTCACCGATCCGTACGAGTCCGAGCAGACCGTCAACGGGCTGCTCACCGGTGAGGTGGACATCGTCATCGGCACCCACCGGTTGCTGCAGACGGGGGTGCGCTACAAGGACCTCGGGATGGTCATCGTCGACGAGGAGCAGCGCTTCGGTGTGGAGCACAAGGAGCACATCAAGCAGCTGCGCACCCACGTGGACGTGCTGACCATGTCGGCCACCCCCATCCCGCGCACCCTGGAGATGAGCATGGCGGGCATCCGCGAGATGTCCAACATCCTCACCCCTCCGGAGGAGCGCCACCCGGTGCTGACCTACGTGGGTGTCTACGACGAGAAGCAGGTCGCCGCTGCGGTGCGACGGGAACTGCTGCGGGACGGTCAGGTGTTCTTCGTGCACAACCGGGTGCACGACATCGAGAAGACCGCCCGGCACCTGCGTGAACTCGTTCCGGAGGCGCGGGTGGTCACCGCGCACGGGCAGATGAACGAGGACCGGCTGGAAAAGATCATCCAGGGGTTCTGGGAACGCGAGTACGACGTGCTGGTGTGCACCACGATCGTGGAGACCGGCCTGGACATCTCGAACGCCAACACGCTGATCGTGGACCGCTCGGACGCGCTGGGGCTGGCGCAGCTGCACCAGCTGCGCGGCAGGGTCGGCCGGGCCAGGGAACGCGGCTACGCGTACTTCCTCTACCCGCCGGAGAAACCGCTGACCGACACCGCGCACGACCGACTGGCCACCATCGCGCAGAACTCGGAGCTCGGGGCGGGGATGGCCGTGGCCATGAAGGACCTGGAGATCAGGGGCGCGGGCAACATCCTCGGTTCCGAGCAGTCCGGGCACATCGCCGGGGTCGGCTTCGACCTGTACATGCGGCTGGTCGGCGAGGCGGTGCAGGCCTACCGCGAGGACGCCGGGGCCGAGCCGGAGGAGCAGGAGGAACTCACCGACGTGCGGGTGGACCTGCCGGTCGACGCGCACATCCCGCACGACTACGTGCCGGGGGAGCGGTTGCGGCTGGAGGCCTACCGCAAGATCGCCGCCTCCTCCGGACAGTCCGATTTGGACGCCGTGCGCAACGAGCTCGCCGACCGCTACGGCACGCCGCCGCGGTCGGTGGAACGACTGCTGCGGGTCACCGCGTTCCGCCAGCTGTGCCGCGAGTACGGCGTGACCGAGGTGACGTTGCAGGGAACCTCGATCCGGTTCGCGCCGCTGGAACTGTCCGATTCGGCCCAGATGCGCATGAAGCGGCTCTACCCGAAGGCGGTCTACAAGTCGGCCGTGCGCACCGTCTCGGTGGCCCGGCCGACCGAGGGCGCGGCGGGCGGCAACATCGGAGCGCCGCAGCTGCGGGACGAGGAGCTGCTGGACTGGTGCGGCAAGCTGGTGGAGTCGCTGGCCGCCGCGCCCGTCGCAGCCGGGTGA
- a CDS encoding glucose/arabinose dehydrogenase (product_source=COG2133; cath_funfam=2.120.10.30; cog=COG2133; pfam=PF07995; smart=SM00589; superfamily=50952), producing MVTSDRSHLPNRPVISRRAALSGMAGTLLLGACGGGDTDGERTTPPDPAPPLRVEVLSDRLEHGWDVGFLPNGSALVTQRPGRLAVVGDSGTGTVRANFDDLLVRGEGGLMGLLVDPDFDENRRFLTCQTHQRDGEAVDIRLVDWRLSADGRRAERTGTLLTGLPVNPSGRHSGCRPVLGPDGNLLVTTGDTARPDVAQDLGSLGGKVLRLRPDTGAPAPDNPMVGDPDPATRLIYTFGHRNPQGIAVREDGEVFVAEHGPDVDDELNRLVRGGNYGWDPSQGGRSGYYDESVPMTDRERFPDAVPAVWTSGDETVAVCDATFLRGSRWGSLEGVLAVTTLKGSKLLLFRLSDNGRSVRRMWAPEELDDTHGRLRAATLGPDDALYLTTSNGSGDQLLRVTPG from the coding sequence ATGGTCACATCCGATCGTTCACATCTTCCGAACCGACCGGTGATCTCCCGCCGTGCGGCGCTCTCCGGCATGGCGGGCACGTTGCTGCTGGGAGCCTGCGGCGGCGGGGACACCGACGGTGAACGCACCACGCCCCCGGACCCAGCGCCGCCGCTGCGGGTGGAGGTGCTGTCCGATCGGCTGGAGCACGGTTGGGACGTGGGATTCCTGCCGAACGGTTCGGCACTCGTGACGCAGCGCCCCGGCCGACTGGCGGTGGTCGGCGATTCGGGGACCGGCACGGTTCGGGCGAACTTCGACGACCTGCTCGTTCGCGGGGAGGGCGGCCTCATGGGGCTGCTGGTGGACCCCGACTTCGACGAGAACCGGCGGTTCCTGACTTGCCAGACGCACCAGCGCGACGGCGAGGCGGTGGACATCAGGCTGGTCGACTGGCGGTTGTCCGCCGACGGACGGCGGGCCGAGCGGACCGGCACGTTGCTGACCGGCCTGCCGGTCAACCCCAGCGGCAGGCACTCGGGATGCAGACCGGTCCTCGGCCCCGACGGGAACCTGCTGGTGACCACCGGGGACACCGCGCGTCCCGACGTGGCGCAGGACCTCGGATCGCTGGGCGGCAAGGTGCTGCGGCTGCGCCCGGACACCGGTGCTCCCGCGCCGGACAACCCGATGGTCGGCGATCCGGATCCCGCCACCCGGTTGATCTACACCTTCGGCCACCGCAATCCCCAGGGGATAGCCGTGCGCGAGGACGGCGAGGTGTTCGTGGCCGAGCACGGCCCCGATGTGGACGACGAGCTGAACCGGCTGGTTCGGGGCGGCAACTACGGCTGGGACCCCTCACAGGGTGGGCGGAGCGGATACTACGACGAGTCGGTGCCGATGACCGATCGGGAGCGGTTCCCCGACGCGGTGCCCGCCGTGTGGACCTCAGGCGACGAGACCGTGGCGGTCTGCGACGCGACCTTCCTTCGCGGTTCACGCTGGGGATCGCTGGAAGGGGTGCTCGCCGTCACGACGTTGAAGGGCAGCAAGTTGCTGCTGTTCCGGCTGTCCGACAACGGTCGCTCGGTGCGGCGGATGTGGGCGCCGGAGGAGCTGGACGACACCCACGGCAGGTTGCGAGCCGCCACCCTCGGCCCGGACGACGCGCTGTACCTGACCACGTCGAACGGATCCGGCGATCAACTGCTGCGGGTCACCCCGGGCTGA